From the genome of Cytobacillus firmus, one region includes:
- a CDS encoding glycoside hydrolase family 13 protein, whose amino-acid sequence MSKKWWKEAVVYQIYWRSFFDSDGDGYGDLRGVIKKLDYIKNLGVDVIWLNPFYQSPDRDNGYDISDYYGIMEKAGDMAAFDELIHEIHQRGMKVIMDLVVNHTSDQHPWFVESRSSKNNPKRDWYIWKDPKDGREPNNWRSYFAPSCWEWDKASGQYYYHSFAVEQPDLNWENPELRQEIYKMMRFWLDKGIDGFRMDVINLLAKREDLSDAGNPYDISYLANNPGIHDYLQEMHQEVLQHYDVMTVGEIPFVSPEEGLLYVDESRNELNTLFHFQVADEMPVWDMLRFKEIQTSWHEGLKKKGWNSQFLNNHDHTRQVTRYGNDGQYRIQSAKLLAAMIHTLPGTPYIYQGEEIGMTGVRFDSIEDYNDIAMKNKYHEEVSKGRDPQEVFDSLLLLSRDNSRTPMQWNASSQAGFTAGEPWIKVNPNYKEINVESALNDTDSVYYFYQKLIELRKQNEVMVYGDYKDLLPDDEHLYVYTRSYNDVTWLIVLNHDDEQQRFTFNGFTNRKLILSNYRSDFEKNEEVLHPHEARIYKIN is encoded by the coding sequence GTGAGTAAAAAATGGTGGAAAGAAGCAGTTGTATATCAAATTTACTGGAGAAGCTTTTTTGATTCCGATGGTGATGGGTATGGTGATTTAAGAGGGGTTATAAAAAAGCTTGATTATATTAAGAATCTTGGCGTTGATGTGATTTGGCTGAATCCCTTTTACCAATCACCAGACAGGGATAATGGCTATGACATTTCAGATTATTATGGGATTATGGAAAAAGCCGGTGACATGGCAGCTTTCGATGAGCTGATCCATGAAATACATCAGCGCGGTATGAAGGTCATTATGGATCTGGTTGTAAACCATACTTCTGACCAGCATCCCTGGTTCGTGGAATCACGCTCCTCCAAAAATAATCCGAAGAGAGATTGGTATATTTGGAAGGATCCAAAGGATGGCAGGGAGCCAAATAATTGGCGCTCCTATTTTGCTCCATCCTGCTGGGAATGGGACAAAGCATCAGGACAATATTATTATCATTCCTTTGCAGTCGAGCAGCCGGATCTTAATTGGGAAAATCCTGAACTGCGACAGGAAATCTACAAAATGATGCGCTTCTGGCTGGATAAAGGGATTGACGGGTTTCGAATGGATGTGATTAATCTATTGGCAAAAAGAGAAGATTTATCAGATGCAGGGAACCCTTATGATATAAGCTATCTTGCCAATAATCCGGGTATCCATGACTATCTTCAGGAAATGCATCAAGAAGTCCTTCAGCATTATGATGTGATGACTGTCGGTGAGATCCCGTTTGTTTCACCGGAAGAGGGACTGCTCTATGTGGATGAAAGCAGAAATGAACTGAACACTCTGTTCCATTTTCAGGTGGCAGATGAAATGCCGGTATGGGATATGCTGAGATTCAAGGAAATCCAAACAAGCTGGCATGAAGGCCTTAAGAAAAAAGGGTGGAATTCGCAATTCCTTAACAACCATGATCACACAAGACAGGTTACCCGCTATGGAAATGATGGCCAGTACCGTATTCAGTCTGCGAAGCTTTTGGCAGCTATGATTCATACCTTGCCTGGAACTCCTTATATCTATCAGGGCGAAGAAATCGGCATGACAGGTGTGAGATTTGATTCCATTGAAGACTATAATGACATTGCTATGAAAAATAAATATCATGAAGAAGTTTCAAAAGGGCGTGACCCTCAGGAGGTTTTTGATAGCTTATTGCTTTTGAGCCGCGATAATTCCAGGACACCGATGCAGTGGAACGCAAGCAGCCAGGCAGGCTTTACTGCTGGTGAACCATGGATCAAAGTGAATCCGAATTATAAGGAAATCAATGTCGAATCAGCTCTGAATGATACAGACTCCGTATATTATTTTTATCAAAAGCTGATTGAATTAAGAAAACAAAACGAGGTAATGGTTTACGGGGATTATAAGGATCTATTGCCAGATGATGAACACCTATATGTATATACACGTTCCTATAATGATGTAACCTGGCTGATAGTTTTAAACCATGATGACGAGCAGCAGAGATTTACCTTTAATGGATTCACAAACCGGAAGCTGATTCTTTCTAATTATAGAAGTGACTTTGAAAAAAATGAAGAAGTCCTGCATCCCCATGAAGCGAGAATTTATAAGATAAATTAA
- a CDS encoding glycoside hydrolase family 13 protein, whose product MNKTWWKESVIYQIYPRSFNDSNGDGIGDINGITEKIPYLAELGIDVIWLSPVYKSPNDDNGYDISDYRNIMDEFGTMEDFDGMLAKAHEHGIKIMMDLVVNHSSDEHQWFKESRKSKDNPYRDYYIWKKTDNGEPPTNWGAAFGGSVWEYDEQTGEYYLHLFSKKQPDLNWENPVLRNEVYEMMRFWLDKGIDGFRMDVVNFISKDTSFPQGKIREGHKYGDGSEYYMNGPRIHEFLQEMNKEALSPYDTITVGEMPGVTVDEGKLYTGRDRNELNMVFHFEHVGLGDGQYGKWDPRPWKLTDLKEIFNKWQKGLEEDGWNSLYWSNHDQPRAISRWGNDSEEYRVTSGKMIAVCLHMLQGTPYIYQGEEIGMTNVKFNDINDYRDIETLNAYRDLTPDSLTHDEIFKGIHERGRDNARTPVQWDASPNAGFTDGTPWINVNPNYEKINAEAVLKDEDSIFHFYKKLIQLRKQNEVIVYGTFDLIMEEDEQIFAFTRTLGDDQLLVICNFSDGTPDFKLPGHVLYSSKELLISNLSADEDEEIDILTLKPYEARVYRLKK is encoded by the coding sequence TTGAACAAAACATGGTGGAAAGAAAGCGTTATTTATCAAATCTACCCAAGAAGCTTCAATGATTCAAATGGGGACGGAATTGGCGATATCAACGGAATCACTGAAAAGATTCCATACTTAGCCGAATTGGGGATCGATGTCATCTGGCTATCCCCCGTTTACAAATCTCCTAATGATGATAATGGCTATGACATCTCAGATTACCGTAATATTATGGATGAGTTCGGAACTATGGAAGACTTTGACGGGATGCTTGCAAAGGCCCATGAACACGGTATCAAAATCATGATGGACCTCGTTGTCAACCATTCAAGCGATGAACACCAGTGGTTCAAGGAATCACGAAAATCTAAAGATAATCCGTATCGGGATTATTATATCTGGAAAAAGACGGACAATGGCGAGCCTCCTACTAACTGGGGAGCAGCGTTTGGCGGAAGCGTGTGGGAATATGATGAACAAACCGGCGAATATTACCTGCATCTGTTCAGTAAAAAGCAGCCTGACTTGAACTGGGAAAATCCTGTTCTGCGAAATGAAGTGTATGAAATGATGCGTTTCTGGCTGGATAAAGGTATTGATGGTTTCCGCATGGATGTAGTCAACTTCATTTCAAAAGATACGAGCTTTCCTCAGGGGAAGATCCGGGAAGGTCACAAATATGGGGACGGCAGCGAGTATTATATGAACGGTCCAAGAATTCATGAGTTCCTGCAGGAAATGAACAAGGAAGCCCTTAGCCCGTATGATACCATCACGGTTGGCGAGATGCCTGGTGTAACAGTTGATGAAGGCAAACTCTACACCGGCCGGGACAGAAATGAATTAAATATGGTATTCCATTTTGAACATGTGGGCCTAGGAGATGGACAATACGGCAAATGGGACCCCCGCCCCTGGAAATTGACTGATTTGAAAGAGATCTTCAACAAGTGGCAAAAGGGCCTTGAAGAAGATGGCTGGAACAGTCTGTACTGGAGCAACCATGACCAGCCTCGCGCCATCTCCAGATGGGGCAATGATTCAGAAGAATACCGTGTAACTTCTGGTAAGATGATTGCTGTTTGCCTTCATATGTTGCAGGGGACGCCTTATATTTACCAGGGCGAGGAAATCGGCATGACAAATGTTAAGTTCAATGATATCAATGATTACCGTGATATCGAAACCTTGAATGCCTACCGTGATCTTACACCGGATTCCTTAACACATGATGAGATTTTTAAGGGCATTCATGAGAGAGGCAGGGATAATGCGAGAACGCCTGTTCAGTGGGATGCCAGCCCGAATGCGGGCTTTACAGACGGAACACCTTGGATCAATGTGAACCCGAATTACGAGAAGATTAATGCAGAAGCAGTTTTAAAAGACGAAGACTCGATCTTCCATTTTTATAAGAAGCTCATTCAGCTTAGAAAGCAAAATGAAGTGATTGTATATGGAACATTCGATTTAATAATGGAAGAGGATGAGCAGATCTTTGCTTTTACAAGGACTCTTGGTGATGACCAGCTGCTTGTGATCTGCAACTTCAGTGATGGAACACCGGACTTTAAGCTGCCGGGACATGTCCTTTATTCGTCTAAGGAACTTCTGATATCCAACTTGTCTGCAGATGAAGATGAAGAAATTGATATCCTGACACTCAAGCCATATGAAGCTAGAGTGTATCGTTTGAAAAAATAA
- a CDS encoding carbohydrate ABC transporter permease translates to MKKKNSVFLIITIPAFLLFVIFHSFPALQGIFYSFTDWKGYGDWNFVGLKNYLNVFKDERAGDAYLFTFKFAIVATILVNIISLLVAIGLNSKIKFHKTLRAIYFLPYILSILIVGFIFNFIFAHFLPQIGDVFGWEFLTRNILGNPDLAWIGIVIVAVWQAVSFNTILYLAGLVTISEDLYEAASIDGAGVWTKFWKITFPLIAPFFTINMVLSLKNFLMVFDQIVALTGGGPGKSTESISLLIYRGGFEGGEFAYQSANAVIYFIVIIVFSVIQLKFLNKREVEN, encoded by the coding sequence ATGAAAAAGAAAAACAGTGTGTTTCTCATCATCACCATACCCGCTTTCCTTCTTTTCGTTATTTTCCACAGTTTTCCCGCATTGCAGGGGATTTTTTACAGCTTTACAGATTGGAAAGGGTATGGAGATTGGAATTTCGTTGGGTTAAAAAATTACTTAAACGTTTTTAAAGATGAACGGGCAGGGGATGCCTACTTATTTACTTTTAAATTTGCCATTGTTGCGACCATTTTGGTCAATATCATAAGCCTTCTTGTGGCCATTGGGCTTAATTCCAAGATAAAGTTTCACAAAACGCTTCGGGCAATCTACTTCCTGCCTTACATTCTGAGTATCTTGATTGTTGGCTTTATCTTTAATTTTATTTTTGCTCATTTCCTGCCGCAGATTGGCGATGTATTCGGATGGGAATTTTTGACCCGCAATATTCTTGGAAACCCGGACCTTGCCTGGATTGGAATTGTCATTGTAGCCGTTTGGCAGGCTGTGTCCTTTAATACGATACTGTATCTTGCAGGGCTTGTGACAATCTCAGAGGATTTATATGAAGCAGCAAGCATTGATGGTGCCGGTGTCTGGACAAAGTTCTGGAAAATTACGTTTCCTCTCATCGCGCCATTTTTCACCATTAATATGGTTCTCTCATTGAAAAACTTCCTTATGGTCTTTGATCAGATTGTTGCCTTGACTGGAGGAGGCCCGGGAAAGTCGACCGAATCCATTTCCCTGCTAATTTACAGAGGAGGATTTGAAGGCGGCGAGTTTGCCTATCAATCAGCCAATGCGGTCATATACTTCATCGTCATCATCGTCTTTTCTGTTATTCAGCTGAAATTTTTAAATAAAAGAGAGGTGGAAAACTAA
- a CDS encoding ABC transporter substrate-binding protein has product MIKKMTAGVMALTLGASLLAGCSSGDADDGKVTLELFSNKSESIETYKGLIKEFEAENPDIKIKLDAPPEAETVLKTRLTKNDLPDIMSIAGNATYGELGRAGVLEDFSGTDLAKTVQPSYIDMINRLVGPEEEGTFGLPYATNANAVIYNKAKFEEHGLEVPTTWDEFIASLYKVKAAGDTPIYFTLKDAWTGMIAWNSLGANVAGEDFAEKKNAGETSFTDQYDEVADKMETLVQYGHKDNMGVAYGDGNNAFAAGKSVFYLQGNWAIPEILKANPDMELGVFPMPVTNDTSQNKLVSGVDVLLAVSKDTEHKEEAMKFAEFMMNNDTAQKYIDEQKAFSAIEGVYQEDPVFEGIKANFENGTITSFPDHYYPAGMGAENLVQEFLIKKDKEKFLKKMDSEWEKVQNR; this is encoded by the coding sequence ATGATAAAAAAAATGACTGCAGGTGTAATGGCATTAACTTTAGGAGCTTCTTTACTGGCTGGATGTTCATCTGGTGATGCTGATGACGGGAAAGTAACGCTTGAGCTGTTCTCCAATAAATCAGAAAGCATCGAGACGTACAAAGGATTGATTAAAGAATTTGAAGCAGAAAATCCAGATATTAAGATCAAATTGGACGCACCGCCGGAAGCAGAAACAGTTTTGAAAACACGTTTGACCAAAAACGATCTGCCTGACATCATGTCTATCGCTGGTAATGCTACATACGGCGAGCTTGGCCGTGCAGGCGTTCTTGAGGATTTTTCAGGGACAGATTTAGCTAAAACAGTTCAGCCATCCTATATCGACATGATCAATCGACTGGTTGGACCTGAAGAAGAAGGCACTTTTGGTCTTCCATATGCTACAAATGCAAATGCCGTAATTTACAACAAAGCGAAATTTGAAGAACATGGCCTTGAAGTCCCAACTACGTGGGATGAATTCATTGCCAGCCTGTACAAGGTAAAAGCTGCCGGTGACACACCAATCTACTTCACATTAAAAGATGCCTGGACAGGCATGATTGCATGGAACTCACTTGGCGCTAATGTAGCGGGAGAAGACTTTGCTGAGAAGAAAAACGCAGGGGAAACATCATTCACCGATCAATATGATGAAGTTGCAGACAAGATGGAAACATTAGTTCAGTATGGCCACAAGGACAATATGGGTGTTGCTTACGGGGATGGAAACAATGCATTTGCGGCTGGCAAATCTGTTTTCTACCTGCAGGGCAACTGGGCAATCCCTGAAATTCTTAAAGCAAATCCTGACATGGAACTTGGAGTATTTCCAATGCCTGTAACAAATGATACTTCACAAAACAAACTTGTTTCTGGTGTAGATGTTCTTTTAGCAGTCAGCAAAGATACTGAGCATAAAGAAGAAGCGATGAAATTTGCTGAATTCATGATGAATAATGATACTGCTCAAAAGTATATTGACGAGCAGAAAGCTTTCTCAGCCATTGAAGGAGTGTATCAGGAAGATCCGGTGTTTGAAGGAATCAAAGCTAACTTTGAAAATGGCACCATCACAAGCTTCCCTGATCACTATTACCCTGCAGGCATGGGAGCCGAAAACCTTGTTCAGGAATTCCTGATCAAGAAAGATAAAGAAAAATTCCTGAAGAAAATGGACAGCGAATGGGAAAAAGTTCAAAACCGATAA
- a CDS encoding carbohydrate ABC transporter permease — MNRKKTSWLVTTLLILGSLLILFPLYLTITIAFKTPPEMAGNLLALPKSWSFDNFTQAIEMTNFFNAFKNSAFVTVFVVIFTVLTNSLVSYAIARNLHKKFYKFLYFYFLSAMFIPFPIIMLPLVKQTSAWGMDNLVGLIILYIVFNLSFNVFIYIGYIRAIPVELEEAAIMDGATTWGVFWKVIFPLLAPMNATVAIITSLGAWNDFMLPLVLLSDREMATLPLVQYIFQGQFSTDYNLAFASYLMALAPMIIVYIFAQKWIISGVMKGSIK; from the coding sequence ATGAATCGCAAAAAAACGAGCTGGCTTGTGACCACTCTATTAATCTTAGGTTCATTGCTCATTCTTTTTCCACTGTATTTAACTATTACCATTGCGTTTAAAACACCGCCTGAAATGGCAGGCAATTTACTGGCTCTTCCTAAGTCATGGTCATTTGACAACTTTACACAGGCCATTGAAATGACTAATTTCTTTAATGCATTTAAAAACAGTGCATTTGTTACGGTATTTGTAGTCATTTTTACAGTGTTAACGAACTCGCTTGTTTCATATGCCATCGCCAGAAACCTTCATAAGAAGTTTTATAAGTTCCTATACTTCTATTTTTTAAGTGCGATGTTTATTCCTTTTCCAATCATCATGCTGCCGCTTGTCAAACAGACCAGTGCATGGGGAATGGATAACCTGGTTGGATTAATCATTTTGTATATCGTTTTCAACCTTTCTTTCAATGTGTTTATCTATATTGGCTACATCCGTGCCATTCCGGTTGAATTGGAAGAAGCGGCTATCATGGACGGAGCAACCACATGGGGTGTTTTCTGGAAAGTCATTTTCCCTCTTCTGGCACCAATGAATGCAACCGTAGCAATCATTACGAGCCTTGGTGCATGGAATGACTTTATGCTTCCGCTTGTCCTGCTCAGCGACCGGGAAATGGCCACACTTCCGCTGGTCCAGTACATTTTCCAGGGCCAATTCAGCACAGATTATAATCTTGCATTTGCCTCCTATTTAATGGCACTTGCGCCAATGATTATTGTGTACATCTTTGCTCAAAAATGGATCATAAGCGGTGTAATGAAGGGTTCAATAAAATAA
- a CDS encoding nitric oxide synthase oxygenase: MKKDLLEKASEFIKMYYGEQNKSPAELNSRLREIEYSIKKQGFYEHTLEELEFGAKAAWRNSNRCIGRLFWDQLNVLDKRNVKQADEVFSALFEHIQFATNKGRLRPAITIFSPDTSEQGIRIWNHQLIRYAGYETEEGILGDPHSIAFTKQCMKLGWEPKYGKFDVLPLVIQMNNQPPQLREIPEELILEIEIEHPEYNWFCDLGLKWYAVPMISDMKLEIGGISYNAAPFNGWYMGTEIGARNLADDFRYDMLPQIASLMGLDTRSNSSLWKDRALVELNAAVLHSFKKEGVSIVDHHTAAQQFKKFEENEKNQGRDLTGDWTWLIPPVSPAAAHIFHKQYNNEVKTPNYFYQDTPYQK, encoded by the coding sequence TTGAAAAAGGACTTACTTGAAAAAGCATCAGAATTTATAAAAATGTATTATGGTGAACAGAATAAAAGTCCTGCTGAGCTAAACAGCAGGTTAAGGGAAATCGAATACTCCATTAAAAAGCAAGGGTTTTATGAACATACTTTAGAAGAATTGGAATTTGGTGCAAAAGCAGCCTGGCGAAATAGCAATCGCTGCATCGGCAGGCTGTTCTGGGATCAGCTGAATGTTTTGGACAAGCGGAATGTGAAACAAGCGGATGAAGTATTTTCTGCTCTTTTTGAACATATACAATTTGCCACTAACAAGGGCAGACTGCGTCCGGCCATCACCATTTTCTCTCCGGACACTTCCGAACAGGGAATTAGAATTTGGAATCATCAGCTAATCCGGTATGCTGGGTATGAGACAGAGGAAGGCATCCTTGGCGATCCTCACTCCATCGCATTTACAAAGCAATGCATGAAATTGGGCTGGGAGCCGAAGTACGGCAAATTTGATGTGCTGCCATTAGTTATACAAATGAACAATCAGCCGCCCCAATTAAGGGAAATACCGGAAGAGCTGATTCTTGAAATAGAGATTGAGCATCCAGAGTATAATTGGTTCTGTGATCTCGGTTTGAAATGGTACGCAGTCCCGATGATCTCGGATATGAAACTGGAAATTGGGGGCATCTCCTATAATGCAGCCCCATTCAATGGCTGGTATATGGGTACTGAAATTGGTGCGCGGAACCTGGCAGACGATTTTCGTTATGATATGCTCCCTCAAATTGCCTCATTAATGGGGCTTGATACCAGGTCGAATTCTTCGCTATGGAAGGATCGGGCTCTGGTGGAATTAAATGCAGCCGTACTGCATTCCTTTAAAAAAGAAGGGGTTAGCATAGTAGACCATCATACTGCTGCACAGCAATTCAAGAAATTTGAAGAAAACGAAAAGAACCAGGGAAGGGACCTGACCGGTGACTGGACCTGGCTGATTCCGCCCGTTTCCCCTGCTGCTGCACATATTTTTCATAAGCAGTATAATAATGAAGTGAAAACCCCTAATTACTTTTATCAAGATACTCCTTATCAAAAATGA